In Chloroflexota bacterium, the genomic stretch TTGACCTGGTGAAGCGCCTCGTCCCCTGGGCCGATGTCGTCATCGAAAACTTCAGCCCGCGCGCCATGAAGTCCTGGGGCCTCGATTACGGATCGCTGCAGAAGATGAACCCCGGCGTCATCATGCTCAGCGCCTCCATGCAGGGCCAGAACGGCCCCAACGCCATGGCCTTCGGCACCGGCCCGCACCTCCAGGGGCTCGTCGGCCTCATGGACACCACCGGTTGGCCCGACCGCGAGCCTGTCGGCCCCGGCTTCGCCTACACGGATATGATCGGCCCCTGGTACGCCATCGCTGCCCTTGCCGCCTCCCTCGTCCACCGCCGCAAGACCGGCAAGGGCCAATACATTGACCTCTCTCAATATGAGACCACATTGCAGTTCTTCGCCCCTGCCCTGATGGACTACGCCGCCACGGGCCGCGTCCAGTCCCGGGAGGGCAACCGCTCCCATCGCGCCGCGCCCCACGGCGCCTTTCGCTGCAGCGGCGATGACCGCTGGTGCGCCATCGCCGTGGAGAGCGACGATGAGTGGCGCGCTCTCTGCGCCGTCGCGGGCCGCCCCGAATGGGCGGCGCATCCCAGCTACGCCACCATGGCCGCGCGCCTCCAGCACAGCGAGGCGCTTGAGAGGCTCGTCGAGTCCTGGACGCGCACCCTTCCCGCCGAAGAGGTCATGCGCCGCCTCCAGGCCGCTGGCGTTTCCGCAGGCGTCGTCGCAAATGCGAAGGACATCAGTGAGGATGTGCAGCTCGCGCACCGGGGCCACTTCGCCGGGGTCCAGCACCCGGAGATTGGCCCCTACCTCTGCGAGCTTCCCTCCTTCCGCATATCCACCGCAGAGCCTATCCTTGTGGGCGCGCCCCGCATCGGCGAACATACCAAGCCTGTCCTGCAGGAAATCTTGAAGCTCTCCGATGAGGAGATCGCAACCCTGGAAGCTGAAGGCGTCCTCCACTAACCCCCATGCCCATCGAACTGACGCAAGAACAACAGATGCTCAAGGCCAGCGCCCGCGACCTCCTGGCCAAGGAGTGCCCCTCCACTCACGTCCGCGAGATGGAGCAGGACCCGCGCGGCTACTCCCTCGCCCTCTGGCGCAAGATGGCCTCCCTCGGCTGGTTGGGAACCACCTTCCCCGCCAGGTACGGCGGATTGGACGGCTCGTTCGCCGATCTCGCCGTTCTCCTGGAGGAGATGGGGCGTGTCCTTCTCCCCGGGCCCTTCGTCCACACCGTCGCCATGTGCGGCCACGCCATCGCCGCCCACGGCACGGAGGCCAAGCGGCAGCACTACCTGCCCGCCATCGCCAAAGGCGAGCGCGCCTTCGCCTTCGCTCTCCTGGAGGAGAACGCGAAGTTCACGCCCGATGGCGTCACCCTGGAGGCCGTCCACTCCGGCCACGGCTACTTTCTTCGTGGCGAAAAACGTTTCGTCCCCTACGCCGCCACCGCCGACTCCCTCATCGTCGCCGCGCGCACGTCGCCCGGCGGCGTCACTCTCTTCATCGTTGACCCCAAAGCCGGCGGCGTTACCTTCACGCCCGTGCGGGCCATCGGCAGCGATAGGCAGTGCCAGGTGCGCTTCGATGGCGTCGCCGCCCAAGAGGTCCTCGGCCCAGTGGGCAAGGGCTGGCCCATCGTCCGGGAGATGCTTGCCAGGGGAGCCGTTGCCAAGTGCGCCGAGATGGTCGGCGGCGGCCAGCGCGTCCTGGAGATGGCGGTGGACTACGCCAAGATCCGTGTCCAGTTCGGCAGGGCCATCGGCAGCTTCCAGGCCGTCCAGCACCACTGCGCCAACATGGCCCTGGACCTGGAAGCCTCGCGCCTCGCCGCTTGGGAGGCCGCCCAGAAGCTCTCCGCCGGGGAGGCCGACCCTCCGGAGGCCGCCATCGCCAAGGCCTGGGTGAGCGAGGCCTACCGGCGCATCTGCGCCACCAGCCACCAGGTCCTCGGCGGCACCGGCTTCATGGAAGAGCACGATATGCAGCTCTACTTCCGCCGTGCCAAGGCCGCCGAGCTCTTCGCGGGCGACGGCTTCCACCACCGGGAGATGCTGCTCCAGGAGCTGGGCCTATGACCCTCGGCAAACTCCATGCCCTCATGGACCACGCCCTCAACCCGGAGGAGCGCGCCTACCGCCGTGAGCTCCAGCGCTTCCTGGATGCCGAGCTGAGCGCCGACGCCGTTCGCGAGACGGACGAGAACCGCGGCCCTCGCCCCGCCTCCCGCATCTTCCTCAAGAAGATGGGCGCCAAGGGACATTACACCATGGACTGGCCCAAGGAGTTCGGCGGCCAAGAGAAGAGCCGCATGCACTGCTTCATCCGCGATGAGGAGGTCGCCTATTACGGCGCGCCCGATGTGGAGCTGGAGGTCAAGACCGTCGCCCGCTGCATCATGCTCTTCGGCACCGAGTGGCAGAAGAAGACCTTCCTGCCCAAGATCGCCCGGGGCGAGCTCGTCTTCACCGCAGGCTACACCGAGCCCGACGCCGGCTCCGACCTCGCCTCCCTCAAGCTCCCCGCCGTCCGCGATGGCGACGACTACGTCCTCAACGGGCAGAAGCGCTTCACCAGCGAGATCTACTACGCCGACTATATCTGGATGGCCGTCCGCACGGACCCCAAGGTCCCCAAGCACAAGGGCATCTCCGTCCTCCTGGTGGACGTGAACACCCCGGGCATCACCGTGCGCCCCATGATGACTATGTCCGAAGAGCGCACTAACGAGACCTTTTACGATAACGTCCGCGTCCCCGCCACGCACCTTGTGGGCCGGGAGAACGAAGGCTGGCCCATGCTCACCACGGCCCTGCGCTTCGTTCGCAACATCCCCTCCGGCGACCTCGTCAAGCTCATCGAGGAAGTGACGCAGTACGCCGCCGTCACCGTTGTAGATGGCGAGCCCCTCATCAAGAAGCCCATCATCCGCAACGCCCTCGCCGAGTTCATCCTGGAGGTGAAGGTCCTCCGCCTCTTCGGCATGAACACGGCCCGTGCCCTCTCCAGGAACATCGCCCCGGGCATCGAATCCTCCGTCGCCAAGCTCTTCCGCCTGGAGCTCGCCCAGCGCCTCGCGCACTTCAACATGGAAATGATGGGCCAGTACGCCCAATTGCAGAAAGGCTCGCCCGACGCTCCCCTGAACGGCGACCTGGAGCGCTTCTATCGCTCCGTCATTCGGTGGAGCATCGCAGGAGGCACCAAAGAAGTCCAGCGCAACATCATCGCCCAAGCCGGCCTCGGGTTGCCGAAAGGAAATTAGCCCAGTAAGGGCGCGGGGCACGCGCCCGAGAAAGACCCACAGCGGGCGCGGGGCGCGCGCCCATCAGAAAGTCCGCCGCAGGGCCGAGGCAAGTCTTCGCACCGCGCCCCTACGGTGAAAAATCTAGAGAGGAGCCGTATGAAATTCACAACCTTCAGCCTGGTGCAAGCGCCGAGCACCATCCCTGACCCTGAAGTCCTTCGCAATGAAGCCGACCTGATGATCTTCGCCGATGAGCTGGGCTTCGATGCCGCCTGGGCGGCGGAGCACCATTTCCATCACTACTGCATAGATCCCGATCCCCTCCAGCTCGCCACCTACGTTGCCGCGCGCACCAAGAGGATCCGCATCGGCACCGCCGCCAACGTCGTCACCCTCATCCACCCCATGCGCATCGCGGAGCAGGCCGCCATGCTCGATTGCCTCAGCGGCGGCCGCGTGGACATCGGCTTCGCCAAGGGCTACGGCCCCCGGGAGTTCAGCGGCTACGGCGCCAACATCGCCGACGGCGCGGAGCGCCTCAAGGAGGCCGTGGACATCATCCTCGGCGCGTGGACCAAGGAAAACTTCACCTTCAAGGGCAAGCACTTCAGCGTCCCCTATCCGGTGACCCTGCGCCCGCGCCTCGTCCAGAAGCCGCACCCACGAGCCTTCATCGCCACCGGCGGCACGCCCGATACCCTCGAGTTCGCCGCATCCCGCGGCCTCTCCTTCTACGTCTCCTACCAGAGTCGCACCCACTTCCAGGGCCTTAAGAAGATGTACGAGGACTTCGCCCGCAAGGCCGGGAAATCGGAGGCGGAGATCAAGCGCCTGACCGACCAGATCCTCGTGATGCAGACCTCCTACGTCGCGCCCACGGAGAAGCAGTCCTATGACGACCCGAAAGACGCCGTCGCTTGGATGGCCAAGGCCGTGCGCTCCGTCAACACGCCGGAGGACCTGGACACCTGGCCCGAGGACCAGAAGAAGGTCGTGCAGGCGCGCGTCGCCACCTTGGCCCAGGGCTACGAGAACTACGATAACTATTGGAAGGCTTTCGTCTACGGCGACCCCGGCCGTGCCATCGAGCGCATCCAGCGCCTCAAGGACGCCGGCTTCGAAAACGTCATCATCGGCTTCAGCTTCGGCGGCCTCCCGTACGATAAGGTGCGCAAGTCCATGCGCCTCTTCGCCGAGAAGGTGATGCCCAAGTTCAAGTAGCCGCATCCTGCGGCCCTGTGTTGAGGAGGCCCCATGAGCTATCACTACATCACCTACGAATCGAAAGACCACATCGCCGTCATCACCATCAACCGGCCGGACATCATGAACGCCGTGAAGCCCGCCGTTCTCGAGGAGCTGCATGCCGCGACGGCGGCGGCGAACAAGGACCTGGATGTGCGCGTCATCGTCTTCACCGGGGCGGGACGCGCCTTCTCCGCCGGGGCGGACATGGACTACCTCAAGGAGTCCATGGCCGAGGTGAAGGCCAAGGGCAAAGCCTTTGCCGTGGAGCAGGCGGCCGCGCACGACGATGTGACGGCCTCCTACGCCAACATGCTCCACCTGGTGAGCAAGCCCGTCATCGCCGCCATCAACGGCGCTGCCGTCGGCTTCGGCTTCACTCTCGCCCTCGCCTGCGATATCCGCCTCGCCTCGGAGAAGGCCCAGCTCGGCGGCGTCTTCCTCCGGGTGGCCCTCACCCCGGAGTTCGGCTCCACGCACAACCTCGTGCGGCTCGTCGGCCTGGCGAAGGCCTGCGAGCTCGTCTTCACCGCCAAAGTCGTCACGGCGCAGGAGGCCTTGCAGATCGGCCTGGTGAACCAGGTGCTCCCGCACGACCAGCTGCTGCCGGCGACGATGGAGATGGCGCGGACCATCGCCTCCCTGCCGCCCATCTCCATGAAGTTCGCGAAGCAGAACCTCATCAACGGTGTCAGCGGAAGCTTCTCCGCCCAGGTGGCCGCCGAGAACGCCGCCAATCGCATCTGCCGCGATACCGAGGATTACGCCGAGGGCGTGAACTCCTTCCTGGAAAAACGCAAAGCCGTCTTCAAGGGGCGCTGACCCATGGGCACACTCGATGGCAAAGTCGCGATCGTCACCGCCGGGGGCGGGCCGGGCATGGGCCGCGCCCTCTGCATGGCCTTAGCCAAGGAAGGCGCAACCGTCGTCGTCGCCGATCTGGACCCCAAGCGCGGCGAGGAATCGGTGCAGGCCATCGCGAAGGCGGGCGGCAAGGCCGTCGCCATCCAGACGGACGTCTCCAAGAAGGCCGATGTCCAGCGGATGGTGGATGCCACGGTAAAGCGCTTTGGAAAAGTAAGCATCTTGCTGAACCATGCCGGCGTGAACCCCAGCGCCAAGTATGTGGAGGAGATGTCGGAGGAGCTGTGGGACCGCGCCCTGGCCGTCCACCTCAAGGGTGCATTCCTCTGCTCCCAGGCGGTGATCCCGCACATGCGGAAAGAGAGCTGGGGGCGCATCGTCAGCACCGTCTCCCGGGCGGCCTTCAAGCCCACGGCGCTGGGCCTTGCCGATTACGCCGCCGCCAAGTCGGGCATCGTCGGCTTCTCCCGCGCCTTGGCGATGGAGATCGGGCGCTACGGCATCACGGTGAACTGCATCGCGCCCGGGCTTGTCCACGGCGGCGGCATGGGGCTCGTCTCCGGCATCAACGAGACGACGGAGTGGCGCGAGAAGGCCGTCATCCGCGAAGGCCAGCTGGTGCGCCCCTTCCGCGAGGTCACGCCGGAGGAGATCGCGGGCGCGATGCTCTACCTCGTCGGCCCCCACGCCGATCGCGTCACCGGCCTGGTGATGCACGTCAACGGCGGCAGCTTCCTGCCAAGTTAGAGGGGACGCGCCATAGGAATGGCGAGGGCGAAACCAGCCCGCCGGGTTCTGGGAGAGTAGGGGCAGGCCTCAGGCCGCCCGCCACATGTAGGGGCGCGGGGCACGCGCCCTGATAGCAGATGGCCCTGAGGGCGCACCCATACCAGGATAACCCTTCCTCGCGGGGGGGGCGTCACTGTGACGCCCCATCTTGACGCTCTCGCATAGCTCATGTTATTTCTTGTGTATGACCCTTGCCAGGACACATAGGTACGCAGGCGGTCGCCGGGGCGCATTGCATCCTTCCCCTCAGACCCCCTCGCCTCGCAGGAGAGGGGGCCAGGGGGAGAGGTTACCCCCGCTCCTCGCCTTTCCCTTGCCGCTCGCGAAGGCAGGGGGAGGAACAGGAGCCCCCTCCACCGTCCTGTCTCGAGCAGGACCACGGAGCACGTCACCAGGCCAACCCCGGTCCAGCGGCGCGGGCCCCCAAAGGAGGTCACTCGTCGGGGCGCACGACTAATCGCCCCCTCTGCTCCCACATCGGGCCACAGCCCAGCACAGCGAACGCGCCTTAACGGCGGGGGCCTCCTGCCTCTCATCGTCAGGGCTGCTCTTGCCGGACGGTCAGCCGGTGCATGGTTCGGCCCGCGGCCGCAGAGC encodes the following:
- a CDS encoding acyl-CoA dehydrogenase; protein product: MTLGKLHALMDHALNPEERAYRRELQRFLDAELSADAVRETDENRGPRPASRIFLKKMGAKGHYTMDWPKEFGGQEKSRMHCFIRDEEVAYYGAPDVELEVKTVARCIMLFGTEWQKKTFLPKIARGELVFTAGYTEPDAGSDLASLKLPAVRDGDDYVLNGQKRFTSEIYYADYIWMAVRTDPKVPKHKGISVLLVDVNTPGITVRPMMTMSEERTNETFYDNVRVPATHLVGRENEGWPMLTTALRFVRNIPSGDLVKLIEEVTQYAAVTVVDGEPLIKKPIIRNALAEFILEVKVLRLFGMNTARALSRNIAPGIESSVAKLFRLELAQRLAHFNMEMMGQYAQLQKGSPDAPLNGDLERFYRSVIRWSIAGGTKEVQRNIIAQAGLGLPKGN
- a CDS encoding CoA transferase produces the protein MSANGRAAMRSPFQGVNVLDFSWVIAGPVITRHLSMYGANVVKIESHAKLDPARMTNFVGKPGKNKSLAFALANVSKKSVTVDMKNPKGVDLVKRLVPWADVVIENFSPRAMKSWGLDYGSLQKMNPGVIMLSASMQGQNGPNAMAFGTGPHLQGLVGLMDTTGWPDREPVGPGFAYTDMIGPWYAIAALAASLVHRRKTGKGQYIDLSQYETTLQFFAPALMDYAATGRVQSREGNRSHRAAPHGAFRCSGDDRWCAIAVESDDEWRALCAVAGRPEWAAHPSYATMAARLQHSEALERLVESWTRTLPAEEVMRRLQAAGVSAGVVANAKDISEDVQLAHRGHFAGVQHPEIGPYLCELPSFRISTAEPILVGAPRIGEHTKPVLQEILKLSDEEIATLEAEGVLH
- a CDS encoding SDR family oxidoreductase, with amino-acid sequence MGTLDGKVAIVTAGGGPGMGRALCMALAKEGATVVVADLDPKRGEESVQAIAKAGGKAVAIQTDVSKKADVQRMVDATVKRFGKVSILLNHAGVNPSAKYVEEMSEELWDRALAVHLKGAFLCSQAVIPHMRKESWGRIVSTVSRAAFKPTALGLADYAAAKSGIVGFSRALAMEIGRYGITVNCIAPGLVHGGGMGLVSGINETTEWREKAVIREGQLVRPFREVTPEEIAGAMLYLVGPHADRVTGLVMHVNGGSFLPS
- a CDS encoding acyl-CoA dehydrogenase, with product MPIELTQEQQMLKASARDLLAKECPSTHVREMEQDPRGYSLALWRKMASLGWLGTTFPARYGGLDGSFADLAVLLEEMGRVLLPGPFVHTVAMCGHAIAAHGTEAKRQHYLPAIAKGERAFAFALLEENAKFTPDGVTLEAVHSGHGYFLRGEKRFVPYAATADSLIVAARTSPGGVTLFIVDPKAGGVTFTPVRAIGSDRQCQVRFDGVAAQEVLGPVGKGWPIVREMLARGAVAKCAEMVGGGQRVLEMAVDYAKIRVQFGRAIGSFQAVQHHCANMALDLEASRLAAWEAAQKLSAGEADPPEAAIAKAWVSEAYRRICATSHQVLGGTGFMEEHDMQLYFRRAKAAELFAGDGFHHREMLLQELGL
- a CDS encoding LLM class flavin-dependent oxidoreductase, whose amino-acid sequence is MKFTTFSLVQAPSTIPDPEVLRNEADLMIFADELGFDAAWAAEHHFHHYCIDPDPLQLATYVAARTKRIRIGTAANVVTLIHPMRIAEQAAMLDCLSGGRVDIGFAKGYGPREFSGYGANIADGAERLKEAVDIILGAWTKENFTFKGKHFSVPYPVTLRPRLVQKPHPRAFIATGGTPDTLEFAASRGLSFYVSYQSRTHFQGLKKMYEDFARKAGKSEAEIKRLTDQILVMQTSYVAPTEKQSYDDPKDAVAWMAKAVRSVNTPEDLDTWPEDQKKVVQARVATLAQGYENYDNYWKAFVYGDPGRAIERIQRLKDAGFENVIIGFSFGGLPYDKVRKSMRLFAEKVMPKFK